A window of the Leishmania mexicana MHOM/GT/2001/U1103 complete genome, chromosome 29 genome harbors these coding sequences:
- a CDS encoding UV excision repair RAD23-like protein, with translation MKVILKTITGKQHEVDVEATSTILDVKKLLEDEYEPASLRLCFNGAVLEDSKMLADAGIKDNDSLVLAGRKRKIPKPPAPQSAEPSKTEAAPESSAPASSATPPPAMSTPVLATTSPATSATPVDPPAPAVPTAATAPAAPVASTTPAAPAVPAAPAASVTNTYGVAPNLIDEVASMGFEDRNQIALALRAAFMNVERAVEYLFEGIPPHLVEELAPFSAPAPPAAAPGALNPSASSATAAAPVSASPASATTPSTTESEMRAALSRIPQFDEIRILYNQNTDTLPVVMQQIALRHPAIYEQIERDPETFLSIMAESGQPGTASAPSGSAAPSTGQAVVGDAEGSSFMNQLQSGLELTAEDRTAVQQLVELGGGMWDEQSAVLVYLATQRNQEVAASVLFEHGGVPAELLAEIATQMVDEEAEDYEDEQ, from the coding sequence ATGAAAGTCATCCTGAAAACAATTACTGGAAAGCAGCACGAGGTGGATGTGGAGGCGACCTCAACCATCCTCGATGTGaagaagctgctggaggacgagTACGAGccagcgtcgctgcggctgtgcttCAAtggcgccgtgctggaggacAGCAAAATGCTGGCGGATGCTGGTATCAAAGACAACGACTCGCTTGTGCTCGCCGGGCGAAAGCGAAAGATCCCGAagccgccagcaccgcaaTCAGCGGAGCCATcaaagacggaggcggcgccggagaGTAGCGCACCTGCATCTTCTGctacgccgccaccggcgatGTCCACGCCTGTTTTGGCCACAACGTCCCCCGCTACCTCGGCTACCCCCGTTGACCCACCAGCGCCCGCTGTTCCTACTGCCGCtacagctcctgcagctcctgtcGCTTCTACGACCCCAGCGGCCCCTGCTgttcctgctgcgcctgctgcctcCGTAACGAACACATATGGTGTGGCCCCCAACCTGATCGACGAGGTGGCGTCGATGGGCTTCGAGGACCGCAATCAAATTGCTTTGGCGTTGCGCGCCGCTTTCATGAACGTCGAGCGTGCCGTGGAGTACCTCTTCGAAGGCATCCCTCCTCACCTTGTGGAGGAGCTTGCGCCCTTCAGCGCTCCTGCCCCACCCGCAGCGGCCCCGGGAGCACTGAATCCGTCCGCGTCTTCGGCAaccgcggccgcgccggtgTCGGCCTCTCCAGCGTCCGCAAccacgccatccaccaccgAGTCGGAGATGCGCGCTGCCCTCTCGCGCATCCCGCAGTTTGACGAAATCCGTATCCTGTACAACCAAAACACAGACACGCTCCCAGTGGTGATGCAGCAGATCGCGCTGCGTCACCCGGCTATATACGAGCAGATCGAGCGCGATCCGGAGACATTCCTGTCTATCATGGCTGAGTCAGGGCAGCCGGGGACTGCGAGCGCTCCGTCCGGttccgccgcgccgtcgacAGGACAGGCTGTCGTGGGTGACGCGGAAGGGAGCAGCTTCATGAATCAGCTGCAGAGCGGGCTCGAGTTGACTGCCGAGGAtcgcacggcggtgcagcagctcgttgAGTTGGGAGGTGGCATGTGGGACGAGCAGAGCGCTGTGCTAGTCTACCTTGCTACCCAGCGCAATCaagaggtggcggcgagtGTCTTGTTCGAGCACGGCGGTGTTCCGGCAGAGTTGCTGGCGGAGATTGCCACCCAAATGGTcgatgaggaggcggaggactACGAGGATGAGCAATga